A single genomic interval of Panthera tigris isolate Pti1 chromosome E3, P.tigris_Pti1_mat1.1, whole genome shotgun sequence harbors:
- the LOC102966546 gene encoding oncomodulin produces MSITDVLSADDIAAALQECQDPDTFEPQKFFQTSGLSKMSASQVKDVFRFIDNDQSGYLDEEELKFFLQKFESSARELTESETKSLMAAADNDGDGKIGADEFQEMVHS; encoded by the exons ATGAGCATCACAGACGTCCTTAGTGCTGACGACATTGCCGCAGCCCTGCAGGAGTGCCAAG accCAGATACTTTTGAACCCCAAAAATTCTTCCAGACATCGGGCCTCTCCAAGATGTCGGCCAGTCAGGTGAAGGATGTTTTTCGGTTCATAGACAATGACCAGAGTGGGTATCTGGATGAAGAAGAGCTTAA GTTTTTCCTCCAGAAGTTTGAGAGCAGCGCTAGAGAGCTGACAGAGTCAGAAACCAAGTCCTTGATGGCGGCTGCAGATAATGACGGTGACGGGAAAATCGGGGCTGACG AATTCCAGGAAATGGTGCATTCTTAA